In the Parasteatoda tepidariorum isolate YZ-2023 chromosome 3, CAS_Ptep_4.0, whole genome shotgun sequence genome, one interval contains:
- the LOC107450172 gene encoding uncharacterized protein, translated as MSNAQQKLLELNDGIVMIDSTHGLNQYQLKFTTLMVNDTNCEGFPAAVFYSSRETADVVKYFFDAISKRVPNLNLPTVFMSDDAPAYYNAWVNVFGECDFHLLCSWHVKRAWKKNLNSKVRVADLRSAIKSDLFELQEETDVVTFDHLCKSFFEKYSSNADAKSFLNYFNEEYMCRTKQWAYCYRVDCRINVNMKLERWHRLLKYEEGAGRVIKRLDKSLSMVLSAIRAKLFGRLISLERHKLTARVLDIRSRHDKIKVMNDKYSVLELDKACSWVVSKPHGNLIVTYDVNKVDVRCKCQLRCDACNICVHQFKCSCVDNCIRFNMCKHIHFVISHFSVTSLNSVEPVIPPSKSDEHIAISAELVTNRALTTENKRKMLLENLNDIKDLIVNAQTDSELDLIHNTFSELKTKYSLMSDNSLVNFTQCEKQPANKLVQKQVRF; from the coding sequence ATGAGCAATGCTCAGCAGAAGCTCCTAGAATTAAATGATGGTATCGTTATGATAGACTCCACACATGGTCTCAATCAGTATCAGCTTAAATTCACCACACTGATGGTTAATGATACTAATTGTGAAGGATTTCCAGCTGCTGTATTTTACTCTTCTAGAGAAACAGCTGAcgtagtgaaatatttttttgatgcgATAAGTAAGCGGGTGCCTAATCTTAATCTACCTACTGTTTTTATGTCAGATGACGCACCAGCCTATTATAATGCATGGGTTAATGTTTTTGGGGAATGTGACTTTCACTTATTATGTAGCTGGCATGTTAAAAGGGCTTggaagaagaatttaaattctaagGTCAGGGTAGCTGATTTAAGATCCGCCATTAAATCTGACTTATTTGAGCTTCAAGAAGAGACTGATGTTGTGACATTTGATCATTTATGCAAATCATTCTTTGAGAAGTATAGCTCTAATGCAGATgcgaaaagttttttaaattatttcaatgaggAGTACATGTGCAGGACAAAGCAATGGGCTTATTGTTATAGAGTTGATTGTAGGATTAATGTTAATATGAAATTGGAAAGGTGGCATAGGTTGTTAAAGTATGAAGAAGGTGCTGGGCGTGTTATTAAGAGACTTGACAAGTCACTTTCTATGGTGTTGAGTGCTATCAGGGCTAAACTTTTTGGAAGGTTAATTTCTCTTGAGAGGCATAAACTTACAGCGAGGGTATTAGATATAAGAAGTAGGcatgacaaaataaaagttatgaacGACAAATATTCTGTTTTAGAATTGGATAAAGCATGCAGTTGGGTGGTTTCGAAACCTCATGGTAATTTAATTGTAACGTATGATGTTAATAAAGTTGATGTTAGGTGTAAATGCCAGTTAAGATGTGATGCATGTAACATTTGTGTGCATCAGTTTAAATGTAGTTGTGTCGATAATTGTATCAGGTTCAATATGTGCAAACACATTCATTTTGTCATTTCACATTTTTCTGTTACTTCTTTGAATTCCGTTGAGCCAGTTATTCCTCCTAGCAAATCAGACGAACATATTGCTATATCTGCTGAATTGGTAACTAATCGTGCATTAACCACTGAAAATAAGAGGAAAATGCTCCTAGAAAATCTTAATgatataaaagatttaattgtCAATGCCCAAACTGATTCAGAGCTAGATTTGATTCATAATACATTTAgtgagttaaaaacaaaatattcattgatGTCAGACAACAGTTTAGTTAACTTTACACAGTGTGAAAAACAACCAGCAAATAAACTTGTACAAAAGCAGGttcgattttaa
- the LOC139425279 gene encoding uncharacterized protein, with translation MSDNKKVGTENVKCKECGREFTMRKNLYAHMRNLHDDKPIDMSNKLGCALCDQMFVNYCFLQKHYQSEHSEVNLLFEVKSFEDQNSFDIWKGSFEKETVSHFIQRSTKKLSDLSVVKYYVCHRSGKSRIRVSDGERKRHVKTMGTNKINSSCPATMKVTKHSDRGNISVELQSVHVGHEHEAARLPLSLDERKLLAIQMEQGIPKSRVLANVRSNYTPSTRLSLIDKKDLHNICTEFNLDSEVCLDKNDVLSVHLKVLKMLKEPGNHVLLYKPVGEASAMPGI, from the coding sequence atgtctgaCAACAAAAAAGTAGGGACTGAAAACGTGAAATGCAAAGAATGTGGACGAGAAtttacaatgagaaaaaatttatacgcTCACATGAGGAACTTGCACGACGATAAGCCCATTGATATGTCCAACAAGTTAGGGTGCGCTTTATGCGATCAGATGTTtgtgaattattgttttttacagAAACATTACCAGAGCGAACATTCTGAAGTAAACTTGTTATTTGAAGTTAAGTCTTTTGAGGATCAAAATTCGTTTGACATTTGGAAGGgaagttttgaaaaagagaCAGTATCCCATTTTATACAACGATCTACTAAAAAATTGTCTGACTTATCAGTAGTTAAATATTATGTGTGTCATCGTAGTGGTAAGAGCCGTATTAGAGTTAGCGACGGGGAAAGAAAACGTCACGTTAAAACCATGGGgactaataaaattaacagcAGTTGTCCAGCTACTATGAAAGTAACGAAACATTCTGATAGAGGTAATATTTCTGTTGAGCTTCAATCAGTACATGTTGGTCATGAACATGAAGCTGCTAGGTTGCCTCTAAGTCTGGATGAACGTAAGCTTTTAGCTATTCAGATGGAGCAGGGCATACCAAAATCTAGGGTTTTAGCCAATGTTAGATCTAATTATACACCCTCAACACGTTTATCATTAATTGACAAGAAAGATTTGCACAATATCTGTACAGAATTTAACTTAGATAGTGAGGTATGTTTGGATAAAAATGATGTTCTTTCTGTGCATcttaaagttctaaaaatgctaAAGGAGCCTGGCAACCATGTTTTGCTGTACAAGCCAGTTGGAGAGGCCTCTGCAATGCCaggaatttaa